A single Anaerolineales bacterium DNA region contains:
- a CDS encoding SCP2 sterol-binding domain-containing protein: MADELTIEKLMGLMPKAFLPDKAVGVNALIQYHLSGEQAGDWIVTIKDGACTTAKGTVENPTLTLSADSKDYLDIITGKLNAMGAFAEGKVKLKGDLGVAMKMMDFFKLPA; the protein is encoded by the coding sequence GTGGCAGACGAACTGACGATCGAGAAACTGATGGGCCTAATGCCCAAAGCCTTCTTGCCGGACAAGGCGGTGGGCGTGAATGCTCTGATCCAGTACCACCTGTCAGGCGAGCAGGCCGGCGATTGGATCGTGACCATCAAGGATGGCGCCTGCACCACGGCCAAGGGGACCGTCGAGAATCCCACGCTCACCCTCTCGGCTGACTCGAAGGACTACCTCGACATCATCACCGGCAAACTGAACGCCATGGGGGCTTTCGCCGAGGGAAAGGTCAAGCTCAAGGGCGATCTGGGCGTCGCCATGAAGATGATGGACTTCTTCAAGCTCCCCGCCTAG
- a CDS encoding TIGR03960 family B12-binding radical SAM protein → MDAAPDLSQHLPPLLARVQKPGRYTGGELNQVVKDWLTTPLRVALAFPDIYDLGMSNLGLAILYDLINRQPDMLAERVFAPWVDMEAQLRSSGLPLYSLESKRALSDFDILGVSLPYETLFTNTLNLLDLGRIPIRSADRRESDPLVLAGGHACLNPEPMAEFMDAFVIGEGEEVMLEIARLVLNWKASGASRQALLGRLAKIWGVYVPSLYEVFYSGDGTVDRVSPSHPDATFPVLKRIVPVLPPPPTNFIVPYIDVTHNRIPIEIMRGCTRGCRFCQAGMITRPVRERPVEEIVGAIEQALGATGFEEVALLSLSSSDYDEILPLVEAVAQRFRDRHLNISLPSLRIESFSAQLMDVLQAESHRSGFTLAPEAATERMREIINKPVSTAQVLATARDIYERGWHTLKLYFMIGHPSETLEDVQAIADLCKAVLAVGREVRGGRAQVHAGVSTFVPKPHTPFQWVPCDTIEQIRLKQDLLKRTLRGKGLRMTWTRPEETMLEAWLARGDRRMAQVVFQAWKLGARFDAWKEHFDSAAWLAAFASAGLEPTFYTHRERPIDETLPWDHIDGGVKKSFLTEDYLMSQRGQTRVDCRNRCFACGILPKYAHLRRENPGEVWECPEVRSPQRAASLSLPVEAA, encoded by the coding sequence GTGGACGCGGCCCCAGATCTCTCCCAACACCTGCCGCCTCTCCTCGCCCGGGTGCAGAAGCCCGGGCGCTACACCGGCGGGGAACTGAACCAGGTGGTCAAGGATTGGCTGACGACTCCCCTGCGGGTCGCCCTGGCCTTTCCGGACATCTACGACCTGGGGATGTCCAACCTCGGCCTGGCCATTCTCTACGACCTGATCAACCGCCAGCCGGACATGCTGGCGGAGCGAGTGTTCGCGCCCTGGGTAGACATGGAAGCCCAGCTGCGTTCAAGCGGGCTGCCCTTGTACTCCCTGGAATCAAAACGGGCGCTGTCGGACTTCGATATCCTCGGCGTCTCGCTTCCCTATGAGACGCTGTTCACCAACACCCTCAACCTGCTCGACCTCGGACGGATCCCGATTCGGAGCGCCGATCGCCGGGAGTCGGATCCGCTGGTCCTGGCCGGGGGTCACGCCTGTCTGAACCCGGAACCGATGGCCGAGTTCATGGACGCCTTCGTGATCGGGGAGGGCGAGGAGGTGATGCTGGAGATCGCCCGCCTGGTGCTGAACTGGAAGGCCAGCGGCGCCAGCCGCCAGGCGCTGCTCGGGCGGCTGGCCAAGATCTGGGGCGTGTATGTGCCCTCGCTGTACGAGGTGTTCTATTCCGGCGACGGTACGGTTGACCGGGTGTCGCCCAGCCACCCCGATGCCACATTTCCCGTGTTGAAGCGGATCGTCCCGGTGCTTCCTCCTCCGCCTACCAATTTCATCGTCCCGTACATCGACGTCACCCACAACCGCATCCCGATCGAGATCATGCGCGGCTGCACCCGGGGCTGTCGGTTCTGCCAGGCCGGCATGATCACCCGCCCGGTGCGGGAGCGGCCGGTGGAGGAGATCGTTGGGGCCATCGAGCAGGCTCTGGGCGCGACCGGCTTCGAAGAAGTCGCACTGCTGTCGCTATCGTCCTCCGACTACGATGAGATTCTTCCGCTGGTCGAGGCTGTCGCTCAACGCTTCAGAGATCGCCACCTGAACATCAGCCTGCCGTCGCTGCGGATCGAGTCGTTCTCAGCGCAGTTAATGGACGTCCTGCAGGCTGAATCGCATCGTAGCGGATTCACCCTGGCCCCGGAAGCAGCCACTGAGCGGATGCGAGAGATCATCAACAAGCCGGTGAGCACAGCCCAGGTACTCGCAACCGCGCGCGACATCTACGAGCGCGGTTGGCACACCCTGAAGCTGTACTTCATGATCGGACACCCGAGTGAGACCTTGGAGGACGTCCAGGCGATCGCCGACTTGTGCAAAGCCGTGCTGGCGGTTGGGCGAGAGGTGCGCGGCGGCAGGGCCCAGGTGCACGCCGGCGTCAGCACCTTCGTGCCGAAGCCGCACACGCCCTTCCAATGGGTGCCGTGCGACACGATCGAGCAGATCCGCCTCAAACAAGACCTGCTGAAGCGAACGCTGCGCGGCAAGGGCCTGAGGATGACCTGGACGCGCCCGGAAGAGACCATGCTCGAGGCCTGGCTGGCGCGCGGCGACCGGCGCATGGCGCAAGTGGTCTTCCAGGCCTGGAAGCTGGGGGCGCGGTTCGACGCCTGGAAGGAGCATTTCGATAGTGCCGCCTGGTTGGCAGCCTTTGCCAGCGCCGGTCTGGAGCCCACCTTCTACACGCATCGTGAACGACCCATCGACGAGACCCTGCCCTGGGATCATATTGACGGCGGCGTGAAGAAGTCCTTCCTGACGGAGGACTACTTGATGAGCCAGCGGGGCCAGACGCGTGTGGATTGCCGCAACCGATGCTTCGCCTGCGGCATCCTGCCCAAGTATGCCCATCTGCGGCGCGAGAATCCGGGAGAGGTTTGGGAATGCCCCGAGGTCCGATCCCCCCAACGCGCCGCCAGCCTATCTCTGCCGGTCGAGGCCGCCTGA
- the queA gene encoding tRNA preQ1(34) S-adenosylmethionine ribosyltransferase-isomerase QueA, which translates to MDTSDFDYDLPPGRIAQRPAVPRDAARLMAYDRASGRLAHHVFSDLPELLRPGDVLVVNDTRVFPARLPMKKAASGGKAELLLLHKLDPTTWEALAGGKGLRPGTELQAAAGPAATILRDLGGARRLVAFEEPIEPFLAQIGQVPVPPYIHQVPEDPEDYQTVFAEPTGSAAAPTAGLHFTRALLARLQAGGIPAVALTLHIGLDTFAPVLEARPEDHVIHSEWCHISPEAAARLNQARAAGGRVVAVGTTAVRALETAARATGGAPGVAPYTGSTNLYILPGHEFRVVDALITNFHLPRSTLLALVSAFAGREQVLSLYHTAISKGYRFYSFGDAMLFT; encoded by the coding sequence GTGGACACCTCCGATTTCGACTACGACCTGCCGCCCGGCAGGATCGCGCAGCGGCCGGCTGTGCCGCGCGACGCTGCCCGATTGATGGCCTATGACCGTGCCAGCGGCCGCCTTGCCCACCATGTCTTTTCAGATTTGCCGGAACTCCTTCGGCCCGGGGATGTGCTGGTGGTCAACGACACCCGGGTCTTCCCGGCGCGCCTGCCGATGAAAAAGGCGGCCAGCGGCGGGAAAGCCGAACTGCTCCTGCTTCACAAGCTTGACCCGACCACGTGGGAGGCGCTGGCCGGCGGCAAGGGTCTGCGTCCGGGCACCGAGCTTCAGGCCGCAGCCGGCCCGGCGGCCACCATCCTGCGCGACCTGGGCGGCGCCCGACGACTGGTCGCCTTCGAAGAGCCGATTGAGCCGTTCCTGGCCCAGATCGGGCAGGTGCCCGTGCCGCCCTACATCCACCAAGTGCCCGAAGATCCCGAGGACTATCAAACCGTGTTTGCCGAGCCCACCGGATCCGCCGCGGCGCCAACCGCCGGGCTGCACTTCACCCGGGCGCTTCTCGCCCGACTGCAAGCCGGCGGCATCCCAGCGGTCGCGCTCACGCTCCATATCGGGCTGGACACCTTCGCTCCCGTGCTGGAGGCGAGGCCCGAGGATCACGTCATCCACAGCGAGTGGTGCCACATCAGCCCGGAGGCTGCTGCCCGTCTGAATCAGGCGCGGGCTGCCGGGGGACGGGTGGTCGCCGTCGGGACAACCGCCGTCCGTGCACTGGAGACGGCGGCTCGGGCGACCGGCGGAGCCCCGGGCGTCGCCCCCTACACGGGTTCGACCAACCTGTACATCCTCCCTGGGCACGAATTCCGAGTGGTGGATGCGCTGATCACCAACTTCCACCTGCCGCGATCGACGTTGCTGGCGTTGGTGTCGGCCTTTGCCGGCCGGGAGCAGGTGCTCTCGCTCTACCACACTGCGATCTCCAAGGGCTATCGCTTCTACTCCTTCGGGGACGCGATGCTGTTCACGTAG
- a CDS encoding TIGR03936 family radical SAM-associated protein, producing MELQPTYRYRITFAKTEAMRFTGHLDLHRAWERTFRRADLPLAYDHGFTPHPRIQLGCALPLGFVGDGELMDAWLERPVAPDQMLSQLRGSAPPGILVHQVEAVSGAEPSLQQQVVEAEYEVDLMQGSPQAELGLRLAELLAHESLPRVRRGKPYDLRPLIVSAEAAFPQAAGPRLRLRLSARESATGRPDEVLAALGVDPSLADIRRTRLYLATS from the coding sequence GTGGAGCTGCAGCCAACCTACCGCTACCGGATCACTTTCGCCAAGACCGAAGCCATGCGCTTCACCGGGCACCTTGACCTGCATCGCGCCTGGGAGCGCACCTTCCGCAGAGCCGATTTGCCGCTTGCGTACGATCACGGGTTCACGCCTCACCCTCGAATCCAACTTGGCTGCGCCCTGCCCCTGGGGTTCGTGGGCGACGGGGAACTGATGGACGCCTGGCTAGAGCGGCCCGTGGCGCCGGACCAGATGCTCTCCCAGCTGCGCGGCTCCGCTCCGCCTGGGATCCTGGTGCATCAGGTCGAGGCTGTCAGCGGAGCGGAGCCTTCGTTGCAGCAGCAGGTGGTCGAAGCCGAGTACGAGGTCGACCTGATGCAGGGTTCGCCTCAGGCCGAGCTCGGGCTCCGGCTGGCGGAACTGCTCGCCCATGAGTCGCTGCCACGGGTGCGACGCGGCAAGCCGTACGATCTTCGGCCTTTGATCGTGAGCGCGGAAGCCGCCTTCCCGCAAGCCGCTGGCCCCCGACTGCGGTTGCGCCTGTCCGCCCGGGAATCCGCCACCGGACGACCGGACGAGGTCTTGGCGGCGCTCGGAGTCGACCCGAGCCTTGCAGACATCCGGCGCACCCGACTGTACCTGGCGACCTCCTGA